From Enterococcus mediterraneensis:
TCAAGAACATTATGCAATCGTTCCCCGACAAAACAAGTCATAAGCATTGCAGCGTTTGAAAAATTAGGTGATATACAAAGTAAAGCTTATTATTCATTTAATTGAGAATGTGCCATCAGACGTTGAGAAACTGAATTTTAAAACGTTCCAAGCAAATAGAAAAAAAGAAGACGAAAAGAATACAGTAGCGATTTGTCCTAAATCTGGCGGAAATATTATCCTTTAAAAGCTTTTATGGCTGTTCAAATTATCCCACTTGTAAATTCACTTTGTCTGATAATTTCCGCCATAAAAAATTAACAAAAACAAACGTTAGTGATCTGATTGCTGGTAAAGAAGCACTTTTTAAATTAATCAAAAAAATTATAATGCTATGGTAAAAATAAGTGATAAAGGCTATGTAAATTGGTCAGCAATAACGAATGGTATGCGCCTTTCATAGTAGATACTAAATAACAATTAACCATACAAGATAAAGAATTGCTGGAATAATGAAGAAGTAAAATTCTAAAATTATTTACAAAAAGTTAATATCTGAATATAAATCGGCAAATATTGACGAACAGAAGGATAAAATAAGAGTGAAAAAACAACGTTGGCAGTTATTTTGTAAGTATGAAAAGAATATTATTTAGAAAGATGTTGTGAATAAATGAAAAATTTTAATAAATTTGATTTGTCAATTTAAGCTAGACAAAGTATATTCGTCTAGCTTAATTTTACAATCGACGAGAGACAAAAATTTCAAAAACGACCTATTAATTGGTCATCGAATATCATTTAAAATCAATACGACGGAGTCAAACACGGAGTCAAAACAAGCCCGCTGAGAGTAAAAAATATACAGTCCCGTAGGTAAAGTGCCACAGGCCTGTATATTTTTTATTTGAGATTACCTGAAAGGTTCTGTTGCAAAGTCTCAAAAAGGTCATTAGTTTTTCAAGATGATTCTTATTTAAGCAGGGATTCCTAATAGTCCTTTGATTTCTGTACAGACGGAAAAGCCAAAAAGAGACCCTTCTTTTCGGCTTTTTTTATAAATTCCTCGAATCGCTTCCATGCCTTTAATCGTGGTTGAGGCTGTTCGCAAACTTTGGTAAAATTTGTTTCTTCGCTTAATTGGACGATGATCTTGTTCAATCAGATTATTCAGATACTTGATTGTTCGATGTTCTGTTGTTATATACAGTCCATTTTTCTGAAGCTTTCTGAAGGCACTCTTAATAGAGGGTGCTTTATCCGTTACTAGAACCTTTGGTTCTCCAAACTGGTTCTTCAGTCGTTTTAGAAAAGCATACGCAGCCTGTGTGTCGCGCTTTTTCCGTAACCAGATATCTAAGGTTAAGCCATCTACATCGATAGCGCGATATAAATAATGCCACTTTCCTTTAATTTTGATATAAGTCTCGTCCATTTTCCATGAATAAAAGGACTGTTTGTTTTTCTTTTTCCAAATTTGATAAAGAATCTTTCCGTATTCTTGCACCCAACGGTAAATTGTGGTGTGACAAACGTGAATTCCTCGGTCATACAGAATTTCCTGCACTTCACGATAACTCAGGTTGTACCGAAGATAGTAGCCGACGGCTACGATAATCACGTCTTTTTGAAATTGTTTTCCTTTGAACTGAGTCATCTTCATTCCTCCAAGCTATCTTTTTCAATTATTTTACCTCAAAATGAGCTTATCGGAAACTTTGCAACAGAACCAAAAGCATCTTCCTGAAATCGATGGCATTTATCTCTATCTCCACGGAGCCAGTAAAGTCAAAGACCTACCCGAAGATTCGGCGGAATTTGTCATCCTCCGTGAGATTCGCAAGCTAGTGGGCAAGTATCTGCCAATCGCCGTGGTGATGGATCCACACGGCAATGTCACCGAAGAATTCGTGGAGATGACCAATATCGTCACCTGTTATCGACATTCACCCCATACTGATATTCAAAAGACCTTCGATAAAACGGCAGAACTTTTATGCGAAGCATTGCAAGACAGAGGCAGATATTTGAAACCTGTTTGTCGCAAATTTCCTATCATTGTCGGTGGCGAGCGCTCGGTGTCTACTGATGAACCGGTGAAGTCGATTAATCAAAAGTTGGACGAGATTGAACAGGATGAACGAATTAGTTCCGCATCATTTCATGTGGGCTATGTTCGTCATGATAGTGACCGTCTAGGTTGTGCGGTAACGGTAGTGCCATACTCGGATGAGTATCAAAAATATGCTCAAGAAAAAGCTGATGAATTATATGACTTTGTGATACAACGACGTTACCAGTTTCATTACCACGGAAACTATGGTGAGCTTGATCAAATTTTATCGGAGGTACAAGATACACCAAAGAAACCTGTGTTCATCACTGGTTCCGGTGATAATTGTGGCGCCGGCAGTGACGGGTACAGCACCATCGTTTTACAAAAGCTGATGAACGACTATCCTGATTGGCAAAAAGAAACTTTGATTGCCGGAATCATCGATGAAAATAAGAATTTTTACTTGGATCAGCGATCAATTGGCACTGAAGTCAGTTTTGATTTGGGTGTCGGGATTGATGAGCGTTCAAAGCCAGTTCACTTAAACGGAACTATCATCGCCAAAGGCATCGTCAGTCAAGAATATGAAGATGACCCAATTACTGGCTGTGTCATCGCTGTGAAGTTGAGTGACAAACCAATCACTGTTTTAGTCCAAAGAGAATCGGTCAGTTACACCGAATTAGATCAGTTCAGGATATCTGGCGTCGAGCTTTCCGACTATGAAGTCATTGTCGTCAAACAAGGGTATATCTCACCAGCATTTGATGGATATGGTGAATATTGTGTGATGGCCCTCACCGATGGACCAACCCAACAAGCGACTGAGAAATTGGATTTCAAGCAAATTAAACGACCGATGTTTCCGTATGACAAATTGAATCTACCCTATACAGGGCGAATTGAGGGGGGATTCGAGTAAGACTAACTCTGAACTACAAACCTTCTCCGGAGGGTTTGTAGTTTTTTCGTCCAAACAGAGTAACGGCTAATTATTTTTCAAGATTATCAGTGAGGCTAAAAAAATTGAAATATTTTTCTTGAAAAGGGTTGCAATTATTTTTTTTATATGTAATATTATATTCATCAACGTAAACGTTTACGTTAGAGAGGGATTCATATGCAGTATACAATTAAAGATATTGCCAAAGAGGCAAAGGTTTCCACTGCTACGGTCTCCCGAGTGATAAATGATCTCGGAGGATATAGTGAGGAGACAAAACAGAAAGTTTGGAAAATTGCTAATGAGCTAGGTTACAGTCAGAATAAATCTGCTGTCTCATTGGTAAGTAAAAAAACAAAATTGCTAGGTATTATTATGCCACAGTATGCTACTACCTTTTACGGCGACGTCATCAGCGGTATTGAGGATGAAGCATATCAGAAAGGATACAATGTTATCCTGACACATGCTGGAATAGATGGAACGCGAATGAGTGAGAGTATCACTCTAATGAAGGAAAGAAGCGTTGATGGATTTATTGTTTTCTCAGTAGATCTAAAGCCAGAAGAAATTTCCTTGGTGAAGAGAAATAATATTCCGTGTGTGTTACTTTCATCTGACACGATTAATAATGAAATTCCATATGTGAAGGTTGATGATGAGCAGGCAATTGCAGATGCAACATCTTATTTGATTGATAATGGTCATAAAAAATTAGCTTTAGTTGGTGTAAATCCAATTGACCGTATTGCTGGTGTTGCCCGAATCAAAGGTTTCAAAGATGCTATTGTTGAACACCATCTAATTTTTTCTGAAAATGATATTTATAACGGTGACTACAGCTTCGACTCAGCAAAAATGAATATGGAAAAAATTATTAAGTTGGGTCTTGAGTATGACGGAATCGTTTGTGCCAGTGATGAGACAGCGCTGGGTGTTATATCTGCCTGTTCTGAATTTGGAATTAAAATTCCTGAGGAGTTGTCAGTAATAGGTTACGATAACTCGATAACCGCAAGAATGAGTACTCCATTATTAACGACAGTTTCCCAGCCGTTTTACGATATGGGAACTGAGGCAACAAATATGTTGATCCATATTGTTGAGGAAGGAGGAGCGGTAGAGTCAAAAGTCGTTCAGCATGAGATTATCAAAAGACAGTCAGTTAAAAATATTTCTTAAAGGAATATTTTTTTTGAAATTAGGTTAAACGTTTACGTAGGAGGTAACAATGGAGATTAAATTAGCTAAACTGCAGTTTCAACGTGAAGAAACAATCGAGGTACTAGTAACTGATTTAAAAAAAGGAGAGAGTATTACTTTAGAGGTCTTTGATTTAGTGGATCGAGTCGTCGAGTTAACAAAGAGCAATAATCAGGAAGACTCAGCAATTTTCGCTATAGAGGGTAGAGATTTACTACCTTCGGCAGATAAGATGAAAGGTTTTAAAATAGTTGCAACCCAAAGCAATGGGAACCAGACGGAGAAAAAGACAAAGATTATTGATGTTGTAGAATCAGCATATGATACACCACGTTATGGCTTTATTAGTGATTTTTCGAATGATGTCGATCCAGAAAAAACGACTCAAAACCTTAGAAACTTGCATATTAATTTGGTTCAATACTATGACTGGATGTATCGGCACCATGAGTTGGTTTCGAATGACGATGTCTATGTAGATGCCATGGGTAAAACAATTGATAATAATAAGGTAAAAGAATTTATCGATGTTTTCACGAAAAACGGTATTAAAAGTTTTGGATATGCCGCAATATATGGGGCTCAACCTGAGTATTTCGAAAAGCATCCAGAGCAGTTACTTTATACGATTGATCAAAAACCAATCAAGTTTTTACCGCAAATTGCTTTTATGGATATTAACAAGGAGTGTCCTTGGAGTAACTACATTATCGAAGAATTCATCAAGTCATTAAATTATGGCTTTGATGGCTTACATCTCGATACGTATGGTTTTCCAAAAGAGGCGAGAAACTATCAAAATAAATTCAGAGACTTAAGAAAAGATATTCCTGTTTTTATCGATGATTTAAGACAGGAAATGTTAAAAGCCTCAATTGATAAAGGTTTGATTTTTAATAATGTTAATAGTTGGCCAATCGATGCAGTTTCTAAAACAAGTGTTGATGTGAACTATGTTGAGGTTTGGTCTCCGCACGATCAATATTATGATTTATATAATTTGCTGAGAGATGCAAAATTCCTAACACCGAATAAGCAAACGATTCTTTCGGCTTACATGCATCCATTTATCGATCTAAATGATGATAGTGAAGAAAAAGATCTTGCTGCTGCTGAGTTATCAACACTGTACACAATGGCGACTATTTTTTCTAACGGCGGGTTCCATTTAGCCTTGGGAGAAGAGAATAAAGTACTAACTCAAGCTTATTACTCAGATAATACGACGCTTAGAAGTTCATTCTTGGAAAAATTATATCGTTATTATGATTTCTTTGTGCAAAACGAAAAGCTACTCGTAGATTACCGAATTATCGATGAGACTACTACTTCAGTTGATGGTATTAATGGTGAGATTACATTTTCGAATTACGAATGCTCTAGCAGACCTGAGAAAGATAAAATCTGGGTCACTGTGAAAAAACTTGAGAATAATACAATTTTGAACTTAATTAACTTCTTCGGATCAGAGCATCTAAACTGGAACGAAAAAAATTATGGTGAAATAAAAGCGTTAGAAGAAATTGAAATTAAGGTTGATTGTATTGGTAAGCGAGTGAGGCGTGTAATGGCTGCGTCACCAGATTTTGAAGATTCTTGGGAAATCATTGAGCATGAAAAAGAGGCGAAAGATAACGGCGAGTATTGCAAATTTACTTTAAATAAATTACAACTTTGGACTACAATTTATATCGAATTTGAGGGGGAATAAATAATGAAAAAAGTTTTATTGTTTTGTGGCTTAGCTGTGGCTTTACTTGGTATTTCTGGCTGCGGAGGTTCGAATGACTCAAAGACTGAAGATGGTAACGTTAAATTAGTTATGTGGCATACCTTTAGTGATGTTGAAACTAAGATCTTTGATAAAGATGTTGTAGACAAATATCAAAAGGATCATCCGAATGTAAAAATCGAAAGTGTTCGGATGCCAGCTGGTGATGAATATAATCAGCAATTAGTTCAAGCTATTTCCGGGAACAGTGCTCCTGATTTAGCTCGTGTCGAAGTTACTGCGGTTCCGAAATATGCGAAACTTGGTGCATTAGAGAAATTGGATGGTTATGACGGATTTGACAAAATTAAAGAAGAGATGCATGAAGCACCATTGTCAACTAACAAATATAAAGATGGTTATTATGGATTACCACTAGATACTAATACTCGAATTGCCATTTTTAATAATTCGTTATTGGAGAAAGCTGGGGTAAAAGAAGTTCCAGCAGACTTTGACACGTTGATTGAAGAAATAAAAGATATTATCGGTAAAGATACATTCTTGTTTGGACCTAGTGGATCTAGTACATGGGGACTTATGCCATACTTCTATTCATTAGGTGGAGCTTTTACTAATGAAGATTATACAAAAGCAACTGGCTTTTTGGATTCGAAGGATAGTATCAAAGCGTTACAAACAATTGTTGATTGGAACAAAGCGGGATATTTTGGTAAATCATTAACAGGTGGTCTAGGCACCTGGGAAGGTCTAAACGGAAATAACTACATGATGATCGATGATGGCCCGTGGTATTTCCCGGCAAATGAAGCAATGCAAGATAAAGTTACCTATACACAATTTCCAAAAGGTAAAGCAGGTAGTATCGAAGTTATCGGTGGAGAAAATACAATTGTCTTTAAATCAAGTAAGCAAAAAGAAGAAGCCTATAAGTTTGCTGAATATTTGGCATCAGATGACGTGCAAACCATTTTTGCCGAAAAGCTTAGTATGTTACCAGTAAACAAGAAGACCGCTGAGAAAGATGTCGTGAAAAATAATGCGTTAATGTCTGCGTATTCTGAACAACTTGAAACAGCAGTTTCTCGCATTCCTTCACCAGAATGGGATCAAATTGACAAAGTGATTAGTTTAGCTTTTGAGACAGCAATCAGTGGAAAAGGTACGCCTGAACAAGTCTTAAAAGATGCGACTCCAAAAGTTGAAGAGCTACTCAATAAATAATGGGTGGAATTTTATGATGAAAAAACAAAGAAGAGAAAATTTTGAAGGTTTTCTATTTATTGGTGCAGGTCTGTTACTATTCTGCGTCTTTATCCTGTATCCACAGTTAAAAAACATTTATATTGCGTTCTCGGAATATAGCATTATTCCGGGAGCGGAAAATAAATTCGTCGGCTTGAAAAACTTTAAAGATATGCTTTTTTCAAGTGGCACATATGGAAATAGTGATTCTTTCTATGTAGCCCTAAAAAACTCAATCCTTGCGGTCATTGTAACGGTCCCTGGGCAGTTGATATTAGGTGTCCTAATTGCAGTTATGATCGATAAGGTAAGCAAGGGCAAACTGTTTTATAAAATTATGTTGTATATCCCTGTAATTTCAAGCTGGGTTGTAGTATCAGTCTTGTTTAAGTATTTATTCCAAGATACAAAAGGTTCTATGGTAAATTACGCATTGCTTCAAATGCATTTGATTAGTGAGCCTATCAGTTGGCTACAGAACACATTGACCGCCAACATTGTTATCTGGTTACTGTGTATATGGAAGGGTGTCGGTTGGGTAATCATTATTTATAACGCCGCCTTACAGTCATTACCAAAGGATTTGTATGAGGTAGCCGACCTTGAGGGGGCTTCCCCAATTCAACAGTTTTTCTTGATCACTTTGCCTTTACTTAAGAAGACAACGATTTATGTGATCGTTCAATTAACTATTGGTGCCTTTGGTATTCTGATTCAAGTTATGTTGATTACCTCAGGTGGGCCGATGGGTTCAACTGAAACGCTTAATAGTTATATGTATGGAAAGGCCTTTAGTGAGTTCCAGTTTGGCTATGCATCGGCAGTTTCACTAGTGATGGGTCTATTAATTATTGGAACGACCTTATTGCAAAGAAGAGCTTTAAAGGAGAACGACTGATTATGAAAAAGAAAAAAATGTACCAGTTTGTTTTACACATCATTCTTATCGGTATGGTACTCTTATCAATTTTTCCTTTTATGTATATGCTAGCTACGGCTATGACTCCGGATAGTTACACCATGCCATACCCGCCGGTAATTGTACCTAAACAGCTTTTCTTTGGTAATTTTATTTCGGCTTGGACGTCAAACAACTTCGGTCACTATTTCTTGAACTCGTTATTCGTTTCAGTGGTGTCTACAGTTGTTACGATCTTGTTTTCGACCCTTTCGGCATATGGGTTTGCAAAAATAAATTTTACCGGGAAAAATATCATTTTCAATATTTATATTTTTTCAATGATGATTCCAGCAATACTGTCATTGGTCAGTCAATATACAGTTTTAAATGGATTGAATCTAATCGATACTTACACTGGATTAATCCTACTCTATGTTAGTGGAGGGATTGCGGGTAATACTTATTTCTTAAAAGGATTTATTGAAGAAATCCCTAAAGAATACGAAGAATCAGTTTATATCGATGGCGGCAGTAAATTTGATGTATTTTCGAAAATCATCTTGCCGTTGTGTAAACCATCAATCGCAACTTTAGCAATTTTGTCGTTCATGGGATCTTGGGATGAATTCTTTAGTGCGCTAACTATTATTAAAACGGAATCCAAGAGAACTTTACCAATCGCAATTAAACTGTTCCAAGGACAAAATGCTACTCAGTGGGGCTTAGTATTTGCCGCTTCGCTAATAGCTTTGATTCCAATTTTGGTAATTTATATCACATTCCAAAAACAATTTATTACGCAACAAGATGCTGGAGGTATTAAAGGATAATGGAAAAAAAATGGTGGCAAAATTCAGTGGTTTATCAAGTGTACCCCCGGAGTTTTCAAGATACTGATGGCGATGGCGTGGGTGATCTGCAAGGGATCATCCAACGTCTAGATTATTTAGAAAATCTCGGGATTGATGCAATCTGGTTATCGCCCGTCTACAAATCGCCTAACGACGACAACGGCTATGATATCAGCGATTATCAGGATATCATGGACGAATTTGGAACAATGGCTGACATGGATCAGTTGATTGAAGAAGGCAAGAAGCGCAATATTCGAATCATTATGGACCTAGTGGTCAACCACACCTCGGACGAGCACAAATGGTTCATTGAGGCCAAGAAAAACAAAGATAATGAATACCGTGATTATTACATCTGGCGTGATGCGGTAGATGGCGACGTGCCAAATGGATTACGTTCTACTTTTAGTGGTACTGCTTGGGAATTTGATGAAACTACGGGGCAGTATTTCCTGCATTTATTCAGTAAACGCCAACCTGACTTGAACTGGGAAAATGAAAAAGTTCGTCAAGAAGTTTACGATATGATGAACTTCTGGATCGACAAAGGTGTTGGCGGTTTCCGGATGGACGTCATTGATTTGATTGGGAAGATTCCTGATCAAGAGATCACTGGTAACGGACCGAAGCTGCATGAGTACTTGCAAGAAATGAATCAAGCAACCTTTGGCGATAAAGATTTGATGACTGTTGGCGAAACGTGGGGTGCGACACCTGAAATCGCCAAAATGTACTCTGATCCAAAACGCCAAGAACTTTCAATGGTGTTTCAATTTGAACATGTGGGGCTTGACCAACAAGATGGCAAAGAAAAATGGGATTTAAAACCTTTGGCAATCAAAGATTTAAAAGTGGCCTTGTCAAAATGGCAAAATTCCTTAGGCAATGAAGGGTGGAACAGTCTTTTTTGGAACAACCATGACTTGCCACGAATTGTCTCCCGTTGGGGCAATGACACAAAATACCATAAGCAAAGCGCGAAATTATTCGCGATTCTGTTACACATGATGAAGGGGACGCCCTACATCTACCAAGGGGAAGAAATCGGGATGACCAATTATCCGATTTCTGATATTTCCGAAGCAGAAGATATTGAAACCATTAATATGTACAACGAACGGATTGCACAGGGGTATGCTAAGGAAGATATTATTGCATCCATCAATGCCAAGGGTCGAGACAACGCGCGGACGCCAATGCAGTGGGATGATAGTGAAAATGGTGGCTTTACCACTGGAACTCCTTGGTTGCACGTAAATCCCAATTACAAGACCATCAATGTCAAAGCGGAATTAGCTGACCCTGATTCAATTTTCTACACCTATAAGAAGTTGATCGAATTGCGTAAGCAAAACGAGATTGTGGTTTGGGGTAGCTATCACTTGTTGGAAGAGACGGCAGATGAAGTCTTTGCCTATATTCGTGAGCTGGATGGCGAAAGATGGTTAGTTGTGACAAATATTAGCGAAGAGAACAATACGTTCGAAATGCCGAGTGATGGTAAGGAAGTCATCATTTCTAATTATGAAGGAAGTAATCGTTTAAGTGGTGAAGTGGAATTGAAACCTTATGAGGCATTTGTGGTGAAAATTTGAAACATAAGATACCGTAGAGTCGACAGTATGTGCTGTCGACTTTTTTTATAGTGCGATCTAGTTGGTAGTTCGAGTAATTAGTTATTATAATAAAAGAGAGAGATTAGGTGTCTCAATTGTACTTTAGTAAGAAATGGAGGCGATTAAATGAAAGTTGTTTTTCATGTGGACGAAATGGTGAAATGGACAGAGGCTACGGCAAATATCATTAATCTGTTAAGAGCGACAGATGACATTCAAATTGTATTATTAGTGAACGGTATTGCAATCAAGGGATTTTTGGATACGGAACAGCAGATACTAAAAAATTCTAAAGTTGCGTTTCATGCTTGTCGCAATGCTATGCGAGCGCATAATATTGAAGAGGCAGATTTACCGACTAATGTGATTGTTGTGCCAGCTGGTGTGCTTGACTTGGTGGAATTGCAAACGGAGGGCTATGCATATATTAAACCTTAGAATGTAATAATACTCATATTTAAAATGGAATTTACCGTGTTGGTTGCTTATACTATTAACAGAAGTTGCATTTATTGTATGTTGAAATTACGATATGA
This genomic window contains:
- a CDS encoding IS6-like element ISEnfa1 family transposase, producing MTQFKGKQFQKDVIIVAVGYYLRYNLSYREVQEILYDRGIHVCHTTIYRWVQEYGKILYQIWKKKNKQSFYSWKMDETYIKIKGKWHYLYRAIDVDGLTLDIWLRKKRDTQAAYAFLKRLKNQFGEPKVLVTDKAPSIKSAFRKLQKNGLYITTEHRTIKYLNNLIEQDHRPIKRRNKFYQSLRTASTTIKGMEAIRGIYKKSRKEGSLFGFSVCTEIKGLLGIPA
- a CDS encoding M81 family metallopeptidase, producing the protein MQQNQKHLPEIDGIYLYLHGASKVKDLPEDSAEFVILREIRKLVGKYLPIAVVMDPHGNVTEEFVEMTNIVTCYRHSPHTDIQKTFDKTAELLCEALQDRGRYLKPVCRKFPIIVGGERSVSTDEPVKSINQKLDEIEQDERISSASFHVGYVRHDSDRLGCAVTVVPYSDEYQKYAQEKADELYDFVIQRRYQFHYHGNYGELDQILSEVQDTPKKPVFITGSGDNCGAGSDGYSTIVLQKLMNDYPDWQKETLIAGIIDENKNFYLDQRSIGTEVSFDLGVGIDERSKPVHLNGTIIAKGIVSQEYEDDPITGCVIAVKLSDKPITVLVQRESVSYTELDQFRISGVELSDYEVIVVKQGYISPAFDGYGEYCVMALTDGPTQQATEKLDFKQIKRPMFPYDKLNLPYTGRIEGGFE
- a CDS encoding LacI family DNA-binding transcriptional regulator, whose protein sequence is MQYTIKDIAKEAKVSTATVSRVINDLGGYSEETKQKVWKIANELGYSQNKSAVSLVSKKTKLLGIIMPQYATTFYGDVISGIEDEAYQKGYNVILTHAGIDGTRMSESITLMKERSVDGFIVFSVDLKPEEISLVKRNNIPCVLLSSDTINNEIPYVKVDDEQAIADATSYLIDNGHKKLALVGVNPIDRIAGVARIKGFKDAIVEHHLIFSENDIYNGDYSFDSAKMNMEKIIKLGLEYDGIVCASDETALGVISACSEFGIKIPEELSVIGYDNSITARMSTPLLTTVSQPFYDMGTEATNMLIHIVEEGGAVESKVVQHEIIKRQSVKNIS
- a CDS encoding glycoside hydrolase family 66 protein, translating into MEIKLAKLQFQREETIEVLVTDLKKGESITLEVFDLVDRVVELTKSNNQEDSAIFAIEGRDLLPSADKMKGFKIVATQSNGNQTEKKTKIIDVVESAYDTPRYGFISDFSNDVDPEKTTQNLRNLHINLVQYYDWMYRHHELVSNDDVYVDAMGKTIDNNKVKEFIDVFTKNGIKSFGYAAIYGAQPEYFEKHPEQLLYTIDQKPIKFLPQIAFMDINKECPWSNYIIEEFIKSLNYGFDGLHLDTYGFPKEARNYQNKFRDLRKDIPVFIDDLRQEMLKASIDKGLIFNNVNSWPIDAVSKTSVDVNYVEVWSPHDQYYDLYNLLRDAKFLTPNKQTILSAYMHPFIDLNDDSEEKDLAAAELSTLYTMATIFSNGGFHLALGEENKVLTQAYYSDNTTLRSSFLEKLYRYYDFFVQNEKLLVDYRIIDETTTSVDGINGEITFSNYECSSRPEKDKIWVTVKKLENNTILNLINFFGSEHLNWNEKNYGEIKALEEIEIKVDCIGKRVRRVMAASPDFEDSWEIIEHEKEAKDNGEYCKFTLNKLQLWTTIYIEFEGE
- a CDS encoding extracellular solute-binding protein, whose product is MKKVLLFCGLAVALLGISGCGGSNDSKTEDGNVKLVMWHTFSDVETKIFDKDVVDKYQKDHPNVKIESVRMPAGDEYNQQLVQAISGNSAPDLARVEVTAVPKYAKLGALEKLDGYDGFDKIKEEMHEAPLSTNKYKDGYYGLPLDTNTRIAIFNNSLLEKAGVKEVPADFDTLIEEIKDIIGKDTFLFGPSGSSTWGLMPYFYSLGGAFTNEDYTKATGFLDSKDSIKALQTIVDWNKAGYFGKSLTGGLGTWEGLNGNNYMMIDDGPWYFPANEAMQDKVTYTQFPKGKAGSIEVIGGENTIVFKSSKQKEEAYKFAEYLASDDVQTIFAEKLSMLPVNKKTAEKDVVKNNALMSAYSEQLETAVSRIPSPEWDQIDKVISLAFETAISGKGTPEQVLKDATPKVEELLNK
- a CDS encoding carbohydrate ABC transporter permease — its product is MMKKQRRENFEGFLFIGAGLLLFCVFILYPQLKNIYIAFSEYSIIPGAENKFVGLKNFKDMLFSSGTYGNSDSFYVALKNSILAVIVTVPGQLILGVLIAVMIDKVSKGKLFYKIMLYIPVISSWVVVSVLFKYLFQDTKGSMVNYALLQMHLISEPISWLQNTLTANIVIWLLCIWKGVGWVIIIYNAALQSLPKDLYEVADLEGASPIQQFFLITLPLLKKTTIYVIVQLTIGAFGILIQVMLITSGGPMGSTETLNSYMYGKAFSEFQFGYASAVSLVMGLLIIGTTLLQRRALKEND
- a CDS encoding carbohydrate ABC transporter permease; this encodes MKKKKMYQFVLHIILIGMVLLSIFPFMYMLATAMTPDSYTMPYPPVIVPKQLFFGNFISAWTSNNFGHYFLNSLFVSVVSTVVTILFSTLSAYGFAKINFTGKNIIFNIYIFSMMIPAILSLVSQYTVLNGLNLIDTYTGLILLYVSGGIAGNTYFLKGFIEEIPKEYEESVYIDGGSKFDVFSKIILPLCKPSIATLAILSFMGSWDEFFSALTIIKTESKRTLPIAIKLFQGQNATQWGLVFAASLIALIPILVIYITFQKQFITQQDAGGIKG
- a CDS encoding glycoside hydrolase family 13 protein; translated protein: MEKKWWQNSVVYQVYPRSFQDTDGDGVGDLQGIIQRLDYLENLGIDAIWLSPVYKSPNDDNGYDISDYQDIMDEFGTMADMDQLIEEGKKRNIRIIMDLVVNHTSDEHKWFIEAKKNKDNEYRDYYIWRDAVDGDVPNGLRSTFSGTAWEFDETTGQYFLHLFSKRQPDLNWENEKVRQEVYDMMNFWIDKGVGGFRMDVIDLIGKIPDQEITGNGPKLHEYLQEMNQATFGDKDLMTVGETWGATPEIAKMYSDPKRQELSMVFQFEHVGLDQQDGKEKWDLKPLAIKDLKVALSKWQNSLGNEGWNSLFWNNHDLPRIVSRWGNDTKYHKQSAKLFAILLHMMKGTPYIYQGEEIGMTNYPISDISEAEDIETINMYNERIAQGYAKEDIIASINAKGRDNARTPMQWDDSENGGFTTGTPWLHVNPNYKTINVKAELADPDSIFYTYKKLIELRKQNEIVVWGSYHLLEETADEVFAYIRELDGERWLVVTNISEENNTFEMPSDGKEVIISNYEGSNRLSGEVELKPYEAFVVKI
- a CDS encoding DsrE family protein, with the translated sequence MKVVFHVDEMVKWTEATANIINLLRATDDIQIVLLVNGIAIKGFLDTEQQILKNSKVAFHACRNAMRAHNIEEADLPTNVIVVPAGVLDLVELQTEGYAYIKP